One window of Metopolophium dirhodum isolate CAU chromosome 3, ASM1992520v1, whole genome shotgun sequence genomic DNA carries:
- the LOC132940192 gene encoding uncharacterized protein LOC132940192 codes for MAKIIKMAFYLIFIGAFVINVMSYNPLLTYTLRFKKMQVHHNISMDDYKIDRYKDGEYINGKIKINSKEIINKVIAEIYRCDSDGINCEYFQTWKFANVCDQLKEKNQIWSRWYNSFDPPAVCPLNKVTYQIKNATVDIGAALLLYPLVTDYQWKVNQKFYADDIFVGSYMIESFFFGYRKKIKSI; via the exons AtggcaaaaataataaagatggcgttttacttaatttttattggaGCATTTGTCATCAATGTTATGtct TACAACCCTTTGTTGACGTACActttacgttttaaaaaaatgcaagtaCATCATAACATATCTATGGATGATTATAAAATCGATCGATACAAAGACGGTGAATATATaaatggtaaaattaaaataaattccaaagaAATTATTAACAAA gtaaTAGCGGAAATTTATCGTTGTGACTCAGATGGTATAAACTGCGAATACTTCCAAACGTGGAAATTTGCAAACGTTTGCGATCAATTAAAGGAGAAGAATCAAATATGGTCCCGATGGTACAACTCGTTTGATCCACCAGCGGTTTGTCCATTAAACAAA gtgacttatcaaataaaaaatgcaacTGTTGATATTGGCGCAGCACTACTGTTGTATCCTCTAGTGACCGATTACCAATGGAaagtaaatcaaaaattttacgCTGATGATATATTCGTCGGTAGTTACATGATAGAATCCTTTTTTTTTggctatagaaaaaaaattaagtcaatt
- the LOC132940352 gene encoding uncharacterized protein LOC132940352, whose amino-acid sequence MAKIIKMANYLILLGAFVVNVMSYNPLLTYTLRFKKMQVHNNMSMDDYKIDRYKDGEYINGKIKINSKEIIKKVIAVFYRCDSDGINCEYFQTWKFANVCDQLKEKNQIWSRWYASFDPPAVCPLNKVTYQIKNATIDVGAALLLYPLVTDYQWKVNQKFYTDDIFVGSYMIEFYFFGYRKKIMSILK is encoded by the exons AtggcaaaaataataaagatggcGAATTACTTAATTCTTCTTGGAGCATTTGTCGTCAATGTTATgtca TACAACCCTTTGTTGACGTACActttacgttttaaaaaaatgcaagtaCATAATAACATGTCTATGGATGATTATAAAATCGATCGATACAAAGACGGTGAATATATaaatggtaaaattaaaataaattcgaaagaaattattaaaaaa gtaaTAGCGGTATTTTATCGTTGTGACTCAGATGGTATAAACTGCGAATACTTCCAAACGTGGAAATTCGCAAACGTTTGCGATCAATTAAAGGAGAAGAATCAAATATGGTCCCGATGGTACGCCTCGTTTGATCCACCAGCGGTTTGTCCATTAAACAAA GTtacttatcaaataaaaaatgcaacAATTGATGTTGGCGCAGCACTTCTGTTGTATCCTCTAGTGACCGATTACCAATGGAAAGTAAATCAAAAATTCTACACTGATGATATATTCGTCGGTAGTTACATGATAGAATTCTATTTTTTTggctacagaaaaaaaattatgtcaattttaaaa
- the LOC132942204 gene encoding uncharacterized protein LOC132942204, translating into MSYNPLLTYTLRFKKMEVYPNITANYYTVNRYKEGELLNAEVTINSKELTNKAITVFYRCDSDGINCEYFQTWALTDICNKLKQKNQLWSRWYGSFDPPMVCPLDKGTYRIKNATVDIGVALLLYPQVTDYQWRVVQKFYSDDIFIGSYMMELYFFGYRKKMKSIL; encoded by the exons ATgtcg tacaaTCCTTTGTTAACATATACcctacgttttaaaaaaatggaagtATACCCTAACATCACTGCTAATTATTATACGGTCAATCGATACAAAGAAGGAGAACTTTTAAATGCCGAAGTTACAATCAATTCAAAAGAACTGACTAACAAA gcAATAACGGTATTTTATCGTTGTGACTCAGATGGTATTAACTGCGAATACTTCCAAACGTGGGCATTAACAGACATTTGCAATAAATTAAAGCAGAAGAATCAATTATGGTCCCGATGGTACGGCTCGTTTGATCCACCAATGGTTTGTCCATTAGATAAA GGGACTTATCGAATAAAAAATGCAACTGTTGATATTGGCGTAGCACTACTGTTGTATCCTCAAGTAACCGATTACCAATGGAGAGTAGTTCAAAAGTTCTACTCTGATGATATATTTATCGGTAGTTACATGATGgaactttatttttttggctacagaaaaaaaatgaagtccattttataa